One window of the Candidatus Zixiibacteriota bacterium genome contains the following:
- a CDS encoding flagellar hook protein FlgE: MTIPGSMFTAITALSAFGDWLAVAGNNIANLNTAGFRASRAQFEDLLPSVSGSVETGHGVRLGHVSKPFRQGALETTGTTTDLAIAGNGFFTVRDPLSGASYYTRAGQFRPDADGRLVNADGMVLQGVGGDIVLSGATTLPGQATSRLALQFNLDPAATMPGTPFPSGPDASPASWLAASNFSAVTTIYDGLGKAHELTIVFRRETPSSWEYRVLAPRRDLDTAAPSSTELRQAGAPGLLRFDSSGQLDAAASTITDITGLNWVGGGAQTLSAGALDFSGTTQLAGPSALLAAVQDGSAPGALIGVQIDAQGLVSGRYSNGARQVLGALVLADFANVDDLEPIGETLFAPTARSGAARTGAPGQGGFGDIVSGALEQSGVDLAMEFVSLIGSQRAFQVNSRILTTADQMYAEAARLKE, from the coding sequence ATGACGATTCCCGGATCGATGTTCACGGCGATCACCGCTCTCAGCGCCTTCGGCGACTGGCTCGCGGTCGCGGGCAACAACATCGCCAACCTGAATACGGCGGGGTTTCGCGCCTCGAGAGCGCAGTTCGAGGACCTCCTGCCGAGCGTGAGCGGCAGCGTCGAAACCGGCCACGGGGTGCGCCTGGGCCACGTGAGCAAGCCCTTTCGCCAGGGCGCGCTCGAAACCACCGGAACAACCACCGACCTGGCGATCGCCGGAAACGGTTTCTTCACCGTGCGCGATCCTCTGAGCGGAGCTTCCTATTACACGCGGGCCGGCCAGTTCCGGCCCGACGCCGACGGCCGACTGGTGAACGCCGACGGCATGGTGCTGCAGGGAGTCGGCGGGGACATCGTCCTGTCCGGGGCGACGACGCTGCCGGGACAGGCGACCTCCCGCCTCGCGCTGCAGTTCAACCTGGATCCGGCCGCGACGATGCCCGGCACGCCCTTTCCCAGCGGTCCGGACGCTAGCCCCGCTTCGTGGCTTGCCGCCAGCAACTTTTCCGCGGTGACGACGATTTACGACGGCCTGGGGAAAGCTCACGAGCTTACCATCGTCTTTCGCCGCGAGACTCCAAGCAGCTGGGAGTATCGCGTGCTCGCTCCCCGCCGCGACCTAGACACCGCAGCGCCAAGCAGCACGGAGCTGCGCCAGGCAGGCGCTCCCGGGCTCCTGCGCTTCGACTCGTCCGGGCAGCTCGACGCCGCCGCGAGCACGATCACCGACATCACGGGCCTCAATTGGGTCGGCGGCGGCGCGCAAACGCTTTCGGCGGGAGCCCTCGACTTCTCCGGAACGACGCAGCTCGCCGGACCCTCGGCGCTCCTCGCCGCCGTACAGGACGGATCGGCTCCCGGTGCGCTGATCGGGGTCCAGATCGATGCTCAGGGGCTCGTGAGCGGGCGCTATTCCAATGGCGCCCGGCAGGTGCTCGGCGCCCTTGTGCTCGCCGATTTCGCCAACGTGGACGATCTCGAGCCGATCGGGGAAACGCTGTTTGCGCCGACGGCGCGCTCGGGCGCGGCGAGGACCGGCGCTCCCGGGCAGGGTGGCTTCGGCGACATCGTCTCCGGCGCGCTCGAGCAGTCGGGGGTGGATCTGGCGATGGAGTTCGTTTCCCTGATCGGCTCCCAGCGCGCGTTCCAGGTCAATTCGCGAATCCTGACGACCGCGGATCAGATGTACGCCGAGGCGGCCAGGCTCAAGGAGTAG